A stretch of DNA from Dokdonia sp. PRO95:
AAGGTGAGGACTACAACAAGCCGCTCATAGGTCTTGATATCATTAAGAATTTAGAAAAAGATGATGATGAATATGAGGGCGGAACTATCTTTGATCCAGAAAAAGGAAAGGAATACAAGGCCAAACTGTGGATTGACGAGGATGATAAAAACATCTTAAACGTACGAGGATATATTGCATTCTTATTTAGAACACAGCAGTGGATAAGAAGCTAGAAATCTAGCTGTCTAAAATTGAAAGCCGTTTCTTTGAGAAGCGGCTTTTTTTATGCTTTCGCGAAAGCGTATGTACAAACATACTATTCTTTTTATCTACGATTAGCTCTTACGTTTGATCTGCTTCTGTAACTTTGTATATTCATACTTTCTTATCACAATTTACTATGTCTTATTTTATTGATGTTATACTTCCTATCCCTGTAGAGAATACGTTTACGTACCTCGTCTCTGAGGCAGAGTATAACTATATTCAAAAAGGGATGCGGGTTGCTGTGCCATTTGGTAAAAAGAAAGTGTATGCCTCTATTGTAAAAAATAAGCATCAGGTGGCTCCTACAATTTATGAAGCCAAGGAAATCCAGCAAATTCTAGATGAGGACCCAATAGTCACTGAGGAACAGCTCAAATTCTGGAGTTGGATTGCAGATTACTATATGTGTACCGAAGGAGAGGTGATGCGTGCGGCACTCCCTAAGGCTTTTTTGTTAGAAAGTGAGACGGTGATAAGGCTTAAGGAAGATGGACTTGTTATTGATGAGGCAGCACTTAAGGATGATGAATTTCTTATATATGAAGCATTGCAGCATCGTTCAGAATTAAAGGTTCATGAGGTGATGGATATTCTAGATAAGAAAAAGATCCTTCCTTCTATACAGCGTTTAATTGATCAAGGGGTGATTGAGATGCAAGAAGAGATTTATGAGCAATACGTACCTAAGCTTGTAAAATTTATCACTATTGCGCCAGCATATGAAGGCGAGCAGGGGCTTACTACCGTGCTAGAAGAATTATCCCGAGCTCCAAAACAAAGAGAGATGGTGCTCACATTTTTTTCGCTTAAAGCGAAAACAAACAAACCTATCTCATCTCAGGATTTACAAAAAGCATCTGGCGCTACTGCTAGTCAGCTCAAGGCGCTTGTAGATAAAGGAATTTTTCAAACCTATCAGAAGCGTCAAGACCGTATAGGATTTGATGGTGAAGTTTTTGAAACCAAGATTCTTAATCAGTATCAGCAGGCGGCTTATGAGGAGATAAAAAGTCATTTTGAAGTTAAAGATGTAACGTTATTACATGGCGTTACTGCTTCTGGGAAGACAGAAATCTATGTACAGCTTATTGAGGAGATGCTAGAGTCTGGTGATCAAATACTTTATCTACTCCCAGAGATAGCATTAACCACGCAGTTGATTGCCAGGTTGCAAACATATTTTGGTGAGCGTGTAGCTATTTTTCACTCCAAGTACTCCGTAAACGAGCGAGTAGAGGTGTGGAATAATGTATTAAAAAAGCTTGATAAAGCTCAAATTATTATAGGAGCCCGTAGTGCACTTTTATTACCCTTTAGGGATTTAAAATTTATCGTAGTAGATGAGGAGCATGAGAGTAGTTTTAAGCAATACGATC
This window harbors:
- the priA gene encoding primosomal protein N' — protein: MSYFIDVILPIPVENTFTYLVSEAEYNYIQKGMRVAVPFGKKKVYASIVKNKHQVAPTIYEAKEIQQILDEDPIVTEEQLKFWSWIADYYMCTEGEVMRAALPKAFLLESETVIRLKEDGLVIDEAALKDDEFLIYEALQHRSELKVHEVMDILDKKKILPSIQRLIDQGVIEMQEEIYEQYVPKLVKFITIAPAYEGEQGLTTVLEELSRAPKQREMVLTFFSLKAKTNKPISSQDLQKASGATASQLKALVDKGIFQTYQKRQDRIGFDGEVFETKILNQYQQAAYEEIKSHFEVKDVTLLHGVTASGKTEIYVQLIEEMLESGDQILYLLPEIALTTQLIARLQTYFGERVAIFHSKYSVNERVEVWNNVLKKLDKAQIIIGARSALLLPFRDLKFIVVDEEHESSFKQYDPAPRYHARDAAIVLGAMFKAKVLLGSATPSIETVYNAQQAKYGYVSLKQRHGGILMPEINLVDIKEKSKKREMTGHFSDTLIRAITDALALGEQVILFQNRRGFSPILECTTCGHAPQCPNCDVSLTYHKYRSQLRCHYCGYNIALQQKCMACGSAELTTKGFGTEQIELELKELYPDKSIARMDSDTTRGKYGFEKLITAFEQEQIDILVGTQMLTKGLDFRNVTLVGIMNADSMLNFPDFRAHERSYQLIAQVSGRAGRTEKQGKVLVQTYNPYHQILQQVSANKFEEMYKEQLEERRNFKYPPFHRLIRITLKHRDYQKIEEASIWLAKALRQTLGSDAVLGPETPSVARIRNQYRRNVLIKISRRQKLLETKKAIRRVVTSFNAIGPYRSVRLVIDVDCY
- a CDS encoding DUF2147 domain-containing protein, with translation MKKHITLLILLFFAVSTQAQQGTIFGQWKTIDDETGEAMSIIEIYKKDGKVFGKIIDILNPADRDKTCIYCKGEDYNKPLIGLDIIKNLEKDDDEYEGGTIFDPEKGKEYKAKLWIDEDDKNILNVRGYIAFLFRTQQWIRS